The Coriobacteriia bacterium nucleotide sequence CCAAGGTCAAGGAGTTCCTCGCGGTCACGGACGCGAAGCTGTGGAACGCGCGCGACGGCGAGCTGATGTACGAGACCTCCTACATCGCGATCAACCGGGGAGCGATCGACGCCATCTTCCCCGTCGCGTGAGGCGACGCCTCCCTCAGTCCCCCGTGGCCGAGGAGACGACGCCGCCGCTCGCCCGGTCCAGCACCCACACGCGGCGTGACGTGAGCGCGCCCTCCCGTCCTCCCCAAGCCTCGACCAGGATCCAGGCTTCGCTGCCATCCACCATGGCGGCTTCCGCCAGCACGGGGACGGAGCGCGTGTCGAAGGGGAAGGCGGATGTGATGAGGTCGGCGAGAGCTGAGGCGCTGGCGTCGATGGATCGAAGGGCCGCGAGAGCGGCTTGCCGCGCTTCGGGGACCTCGTCCGCCGAGAGGGCGCGAGCGGCGCCGGTGTCGGCGGCTTCCATGCGGCGCAACGCTTCCTCCATGGTGTAGGTCCCCCCGTCGGGAATGTACCGGATACGGGGATCCGCCCTGCAGGCGGTCAACAGGAGCGGCGCCAGGACCGCGACGGCGGCGAGGGCACGGAGGCGCGTGGCGCAGCGGTGCACGTGGTCCTCCACGAACGGCGGGGCCGATACTACGACGGCGGCGACTACTCGTAGGCAAGGATACCAGCCGTCGGCGATGCACGGGAGGCGACGCGAGGAGAGGCGGAGCGAGCGGTGCAACCCCTGGTGTGCTTCGTGTCCGATTTCGGATTGGGCGACACGTGGGTCGGCGTGTGCCACGCGGTCGTCCACAAGGCGTGCCCTCACGCTCGGATGGTGGACCTCGACCACCAGGTTCCGCCCTTCGACGTCCGCAAGGGCTCCGTCGTGGCCGCCTCGGGCGTGTGGCAGCTGCCCGAGGCCATCCACCTCGTGGTCGTGGACCCCGGCGTGGGCGGCGAGCGGCGGGACCTGTGCATGGTGTGCGAGGGTGGGACGCGCCTCGTAGGACCGGACAACGGAGTGCTGATGCCCGCCGCGAGGCGGGCCGGGGGCGTGAAGGCCGCGTATGCCGTCGACCCGGAGCGCATCGACTTCAAGCAGCCGCTCGCGACGTTCCACGCCCGCGACGTGCTGGCGCCGACCGCGGCCGCCCTGGCCTGCGGCGTCGAGCCGGCCTCCCTGGGGGCGCCCGTCGATCCGGCGGATCTGGCCCCCGCGCCGTTCGAGCCCAGCAGGATCGAGAACGGCACCGTCGTGGCCGAGGTGCTCGACATCGACCGCTTCGGGTCGATCAGGATCGGCATCGCCGAGGAGGAGCTCGCCGGCTACGGCCTCGTCTCGGATCGGGTGACCCTCGGGATCGGGCACCTCTCCGTCGAGGTGCCGTTGCGGAGGACGTTCAGCGACGTGGAGAGCGGTGAGCCCGTCGCGCTGGTGGATTCCTCGGGATGGTTGACGCTGGCGCTGAACCGGGCGAGCGCGGGCGAGAGGTACGGCGTGGAACCCGGGGGCGTCGTACGCGTGAGCCCGCACCACTGAGCGAGCGGCGCGGCTTCCCCGTGCCGGTGTCACAGCGGCCGGTTACGCTCCGATCGTCAAGTTCCGAGGAGCGGAAGGGGCCGAGGGGTGAAGCGGCAGTACGTGACGGATCTCGCCGAGGGCGTCCGGGTCGACAGCGAGTTCGTGCTGAGCAGCAAGGAGTTCAGACTCGCGCGCAGCGGAGAGGGCTATCTGGTCGTAGAACTCGGGGATCGCTCGGGCAGCGTGCCCGGGGTGCTCTTCAGGCCCGACCGCCTCGCGTGCGAGATCGCCGCGGGAACGGTGGCGACCGTGCGTGGCGTGCTCACGACGTACCGCGGGCAGCCCCGCGTCTCGATCGAGACCCTCGCCCCGGCCGGGCGGTACCGGCGTGAGGACATGGTGCCGGGCGGCACCCGCGACAGGCGCGAGCTGCTCGCGGAGTTCAAGCGTCTGGTAGCCGCGATCGAGGCGCCCGCGCCCGCGGCGCTCGCCCGCGCCGTCTTCTCGGACAA carries:
- a CDS encoding SAM-dependent chlorinase/fluorinase — its product is MQPLVCFVSDFGLGDTWVGVCHAVVHKACPHARMVDLDHQVPPFDVRKGSVVAASGVWQLPEAIHLVVVDPGVGGERRDLCMVCEGGTRLVGPDNGVLMPAARRAGGVKAAYAVDPERIDFKQPLATFHARDVLAPTAAALACGVEPASLGAPVDPADLAPAPFEPSRIENGTVVAEVLDIDRFGSIRIGIAEEELAGYGLVSDRVTLGIGHLSVEVPLRRTFSDVESGEPVALVDSSGWLTLALNRASAGERYGVEPGGVVRVSPHH